One Acinetobacter colistiniresistens DNA segment encodes these proteins:
- a CDS encoding efflux transporter outer membrane subunit, whose product MSFQFTKLGLALVLTGSLAGCSAVVKTPYNAPTVQVPQQFQYDAQKNKSLNLTDQWWTLFNDAQLNQLVSQVLAKNSDLSVAGITLKQARLQAGLAENRQGIRTSSSVSAGHNIDLRSGDGSDRGLSTSVGVSYELDLFGKLANQTEASRWEALATEQDLQATAQSLVATTAKLYWQLGYLNERYQTIQQNLASTQKIYSLVQSQYKAGAVSGLDLTQAEQSVQSQKASLSQIEQQRVEARTAIAVLLHEPVQQLNIQEPAQLPRNALPNIAVGLPADILSRRPDLQASELRLRKTLANKDATKASYYPSINLTGNVGSSSTSLTQLLKNPALTLGASLSLPFLQYNDMKKDIAISDLEYEKAIIQYRQTLYQAFADVENALSNRTQLNQQVQLQQRNVELADKTERLTEVRYRNGAIALKNLLDAQETTRNARLSLVETKQNQYIAYVTLMQALGGSPVKELP is encoded by the coding sequence ATGTCTTTTCAATTCACAAAATTAGGACTCGCCCTGGTACTTACTGGTTCCTTAGCTGGCTGTTCTGCTGTGGTCAAAACACCCTATAACGCACCAACAGTCCAAGTACCGCAACAGTTCCAATACGATGCACAGAAAAACAAGAGTCTGAATCTAACCGATCAATGGTGGACCCTGTTTAATGACGCTCAACTAAATCAGTTGGTCTCTCAAGTCTTGGCTAAAAACAGTGACTTAAGCGTTGCAGGGATAACCCTCAAGCAAGCACGACTACAAGCAGGTCTGGCTGAAAACAGACAAGGGATTCGAACCAGTTCCAGTGTTTCCGCAGGGCATAATATTGATCTACGTTCCGGCGATGGCTCTGACCGCGGTTTATCCACCAGCGTCGGTGTCAGCTATGAACTGGATTTATTTGGCAAACTGGCCAATCAAACCGAAGCCAGTCGTTGGGAAGCGCTCGCAACTGAACAGGACTTACAAGCAACTGCTCAAAGTTTGGTAGCAACCACAGCCAAACTGTATTGGCAACTGGGTTATCTGAATGAACGTTATCAAACCATTCAGCAAAACTTGGCATCGACCCAGAAAATCTATTCTTTGGTTCAATCACAGTATAAAGCGGGTGCCGTATCTGGTTTGGATTTAACCCAAGCTGAGCAATCGGTACAAAGCCAGAAAGCCAGCCTTAGCCAGATCGAACAGCAACGCGTCGAAGCACGTACCGCGATTGCCGTTTTGCTACATGAACCTGTACAGCAACTGAATATTCAAGAGCCTGCTCAGTTACCTCGCAATGCCCTCCCGAATATTGCTGTTGGCTTGCCTGCCGATATCCTATCGCGTCGTCCAGACTTACAAGCTTCTGAATTGCGCTTGCGTAAGACCTTAGCCAATAAGGACGCGACCAAAGCCAGCTATTACCCATCCATTAATTTGACGGGTAATGTTGGTTCTTCCAGCACTTCTTTAACCCAACTGTTAAAGAATCCTGCTTTGACTTTAGGTGCGAGCCTGAGCCTGCCCTTTCTTCAATATAACGATATGAAGAAAGACATTGCGATCAGTGATCTTGAATATGAAAAAGCCATAATCCAATACCGCCAAACGCTATACCAAGCTTTTGCCGATGTAGAGAATGCGCTATCCAATCGTACTCAACTGAATCAGCAAGTACAGTTACAGCAACGTAATGTTGAGCTGGCAGATAAAACTGAACGTTTAACCGAAGTGCGTTATCGCAATGGTGCGATTGCCTTAAAGAACTTACTGGATGCGCAGGAAACCACACGTAATGCACGACTGAGTTTGGTTGAAACCAAGCAGAATCAATATATTGCTTATGTGACTTTAATGCAGGCCTTAGGTGGCAGCCCAGTAAAAGAACTGCCATAA
- a CDS encoding enoyl-ACP reductase FabI, with product MSQGLLAGKRFLIAGIASKLSIAFGIASALHREGAELAFTYPNEKLKKRVDDFAAQFGSTLVFPCDVAIDAEIDNAFVELAKHWDGLDGVVHSIGFAPAHTLDGDFTDVTDRDGFKIAHDISAYSFIAMARAAKPLLQARQGCLLTLTYQGSERVMPNYNVMGMAKASLEAGVRYLASSLGVDGIRVNAISAGPIRTLAASGIKSFRKMLDANEKIAPLKRNVTIEEVGNAALFLCSPWASGITGEIMYVDGGFNTVGMSQSMMDDE from the coding sequence ATGTCACAAGGACTTTTAGCTGGTAAGCGTTTTTTGATTGCTGGTATTGCAAGTAAATTATCGATTGCTTTTGGTATTGCATCAGCACTCCACCGTGAAGGTGCAGAGCTTGCGTTTACTTATCCAAACGAGAAGTTGAAAAAACGTGTGGATGATTTTGCAGCACAGTTTGGCTCAACACTGGTATTCCCTTGTGATGTTGCGATTGACGCAGAAATTGACAATGCCTTTGTTGAATTGGCAAAACACTGGGATGGTTTAGACGGTGTAGTGCATTCAATTGGTTTTGCCCCTGCACACACGCTTGATGGTGACTTTACTGACGTGACTGATCGTGATGGTTTTAAAATTGCGCATGACATTAGTGCCTATAGCTTTATCGCGATGGCACGTGCGGCTAAACCATTATTACAAGCGCGCCAAGGTTGTTTATTGACTTTGACTTATCAAGGTTCTGAGCGTGTGATGCCGAACTATAACGTGATGGGCATGGCTAAAGCATCACTTGAAGCTGGCGTTCGTTACTTAGCGTCAAGCTTGGGTGTAGACGGTATTCGTGTCAATGCAATTTCTGCGGGCCCAATCCGTACTTTGGCTGCATCAGGCATTAAATCATTCCGTAAAATGTTAGATGCCAATGAAAAAATTGCGCCACTGAAACGCAATGTGACCATTGAAGAAGTGGGTAATGCTGCATTATTCCTTTGTTCACCGTGGGCTTCGGGTATTACAGGCGAAATCATGTATGTTGATGGTGGCTTTAATACGGTTGGTATGAGCCAGTCAATGATGGATGATGAATAA
- a CDS encoding Bax inhibitor-1/YccA family protein, with protein MQSTNPILTRVETYQDLAEPMTIQGAIQKSVLLTVIAAVLGMALFFYCAMTANLSIAYAATIIGAVGGFILALITTFKSNTAPALAIPYALFEGAFLGGVSFIFQLKYPGVPLQALLATFVTTLVLFALYKFQVIRATEKFKAIVISASIAIALVFVVQIILRLAFGSSIPYIFESNWLGIGFAAFVAVIASLNLILDFDLIENAAAQRAPKAFEWTCAIALLATLVWMYYSFLRLLSLLRGDD; from the coding sequence ATGCAAAGTACCAACCCTATTTTAACGCGGGTAGAAACTTATCAGGATTTGGCTGAACCCATGACCATTCAGGGAGCGATCCAGAAGTCAGTGCTGTTAACCGTGATTGCGGCTGTTTTAGGCATGGCTTTATTTTTCTACTGTGCGATGACCGCCAACCTTTCCATTGCCTATGCTGCGACAATCATCGGGGCCGTAGGTGGTTTCATTCTGGCTCTGATTACTACCTTTAAATCTAATACCGCACCTGCTTTGGCCATTCCATATGCTTTATTTGAAGGGGCATTTTTAGGCGGTGTGTCGTTTATTTTTCAGTTGAAATATCCGGGCGTGCCATTACAAGCGTTGTTGGCGACTTTCGTCACAACTCTAGTTTTATTTGCGTTATATAAATTCCAAGTGATCCGTGCCACTGAAAAGTTTAAAGCCATTGTCATTTCAGCATCGATTGCGATTGCCTTGGTGTTTGTGGTACAGATCATTTTGCGTTTAGCATTTGGTTCAAGCATTCCTTATATCTTTGAAAGCAACTGGTTAGGGATTGGTTTTGCTGCTTTTGTTGCCGTGATTGCATCCTTAAACCTGATCTTGGATTTTGACTTGATTGAAAATGCGGCTGCACAACGTGCGCCAAAAGCATTTGAATGGACCTGTGCCATCGCCTTATTGGCGACTTTGGTATGGATGTATTATTCATTCCTGCGTTTATTGAGCTTACTTCGTGGTGATGATTAA
- the orn gene encoding oligoribonuclease — MSSTPDTRLIWIDLEMTGLDTDNDKIIEIATIITDDHLNILAEGPVLAVHQSDLILNAMDEWNTKQHGQSGLIERVRRSKLKAEDAEQQTLEFLKKWVSPKSSPMCGNSICQDRRFLHRLMPELEQFFHYRNLDVSSVKELAKRWRPEIMSGLKKNASHLAMDDIRDSIAELKYYREYFFIMNNDN, encoded by the coding sequence ATGAGCAGCACCCCTGATACACGATTAATTTGGATCGATCTGGAAATGACAGGTCTCGATACCGATAACGACAAGATTATTGAAATTGCAACAATTATTACAGATGACCATTTGAATATCTTGGCTGAAGGACCTGTTTTAGCGGTACATCAATCTGATTTGATTCTAAATGCGATGGATGAGTGGAATACCAAGCAACATGGCCAGTCGGGTCTGATTGAGCGAGTACGCCGCAGTAAGTTAAAGGCTGAAGATGCAGAACAGCAAACGCTTGAGTTCCTCAAGAAATGGGTGAGTCCAAAATCTTCGCCGATGTGTGGTAATTCAATTTGCCAAGACCGCCGTTTCTTGCATCGTTTAATGCCTGAGCTGGAACAGTTTTTCCATTACCGTAATCTGGATGTTTCTTCAGTGAAAGAGTTAGCGAAACGCTGGAGACCGGAAATCATGAGCGGTTTAAAGAAAAATGCTTCACACTTGGCAATGGATGACATCCGTGATTCGATCGCAGAACTGAAATATTATCGGGAATACTTCTTTATCATGAACAACGATAACTAA
- the rsgA gene encoding ribosome small subunit-dependent GTPase A, with the protein MALIRKRRLTEQQQRRIEKQHKSRQDDIDTSQDLDGLVVQHYGRQLEVQALSVPEQHPEKPHVAEGEPEPFWKPIELDSIWRCHTRTNLELLVTGDRVKWQADPITGLGIITAIYPRQSLLTRPDRYHKVKPVAANISLIVIVFAPLPEPAPTLIDRYLVACADANIPALLVLNKSDLLTENDPILTLLSEYEALGYETLICHSRGDLSELSARLDNETVAFVGQSGVGKSSLINTIVPDAAQKTNVISENSALGQHTTTSTRLIKFGTNGALIDSPGIREFGLWHLNLEKVRTGFPEIEAHLGLCQFRNCTHTHEKNCALKQAVDAGEILPRRLDSYLRLLDEIQEAQQKS; encoded by the coding sequence ATGGCTTTAATTCGTAAGCGTCGTTTAACCGAACAACAGCAACGTCGTATTGAGAAACAGCATAAATCACGTCAAGACGACATTGATACATCGCAAGATCTGGATGGACTGGTTGTTCAGCATTATGGTCGTCAACTCGAAGTACAAGCTTTATCTGTGCCTGAACAGCACCCTGAAAAACCACACGTGGCTGAAGGTGAACCGGAACCATTCTGGAAACCGATCGAGCTCGACAGCATTTGGCGTTGTCACACCCGTACCAACCTAGAACTTTTGGTCACAGGTGATCGGGTTAAATGGCAAGCCGATCCCATTACGGGCTTGGGCATTATCACCGCGATTTATCCAAGACAGTCATTGCTGACTCGTCCAGACCGTTATCACAAGGTCAAACCCGTCGCCGCCAATATCAGTTTGATTGTGATTGTATTTGCCCCGCTGCCAGAACCGGCACCGACATTGATTGACCGTTATCTGGTCGCATGTGCCGATGCCAATATTCCAGCCTTACTGGTGTTAAACAAATCAGACTTGCTCACTGAAAATGATCCGATTCTGACGCTATTAAGTGAGTATGAGGCGTTGGGTTATGAAACCCTGATTTGTCATTCACGTGGCGATCTCTCTGAGCTATCGGCACGTCTGGATAATGAAACAGTGGCCTTCGTTGGACAGTCAGGTGTCGGTAAAAGCTCCTTGATCAATACCATTGTTCCCGATGCTGCGCAGAAAACCAACGTGATTTCAGAGAACTCAGCGCTCGGTCAACATACCACCACCTCCACCCGTTTGATCAAATTTGGAACAAACGGTGCCTTGATTGATTCTCCCGGAATCCGTGAGTTTGGGCTATGGCATCTGAATCTGGAAAAAGTACGAACTGGCTTTCCTGAAATTGAAGCCCATCTCGGCCTTTGTCAGTTCCGTAACTGCACCCATACCCACGAGAAAAATTGTGCGTTGAAACAAGCGGTTGATGCGGGTGAAATTTTACCGCGTCGTCTAGACAGTTATCTGCGCCTATTGGATGAAATTCAGGAAGCACAACAAAAAAGTTAA
- a CDS encoding rhodanese-like domain-containing protein: MERWLEFMGNHPFLFGTLGVLIVLFFILEGQRNGRKISPQSLGILVKAKNAMLIDLRDGKDFRDGHISGSRNIPYSQITSHIDELKASDRPLVFICNLGQVAGSALQKVAHADSYRLDGGISNWKAQGLPLVKSKTKA, encoded by the coding sequence GTGGAACGCTGGTTAGAGTTTATGGGGAATCACCCCTTCTTATTTGGTACGCTCGGCGTGTTAATCGTGTTGTTCTTTATTTTAGAAGGACAACGCAATGGTCGTAAAATTTCACCACAATCACTGGGTATTTTGGTCAAGGCAAAAAATGCCATGTTGATCGACCTGCGTGATGGAAAAGATTTCCGTGATGGCCACATCAGCGGTAGCCGTAACATTCCATATAGCCAGATCACCAGTCATATTGATGAATTAAAAGCAAGTGATCGTCCTTTGGTCTTCATTTGTAACTTAGGGCAGGTTGCAGGCTCAGCCTTGCAAAAAGTTGCCCATGCTGACAGTTACCGCTTAGACGGTGGCATTAGCAACTGGAAAGCTCAAGGCTTGCCTTTAGTGAAAAGCAAAACCAAAGCTTAA
- the grxC gene encoding glutaredoxin 3: MTTENVTIYSTLSCPYCVRAKQLLERKGVAFKEINLSNEAPEVRLELMQRTNHRTVPQIFIKDQFIGGFDQLYALEREGKLDQLLA; this comes from the coding sequence ATGACTACTGAAAACGTCACCATTTATTCAACGCTGTCTTGCCCGTATTGTGTGCGTGCAAAACAATTACTCGAGCGTAAAGGTGTGGCTTTTAAAGAAATTAATCTTTCCAATGAAGCACCAGAAGTTCGTCTTGAGTTAATGCAACGTACCAATCATCGTACGGTGCCGCAAATTTTTATTAAAGATCAGTTTATCGGTGGTTTTGATCAACTTTATGCTTTAGAGCGTGAAGGTAAACTCGACCAATTATTAGCTTAA
- the secB gene encoding protein-export chaperone SecB, whose product MSEEQVQPQLALERIYTKDISFEVPGAQVFTKQWQPELNINLSSAAEKIDATHYEVSLKVVVQANNENETAFIVDVTQSGIFLVDGVEEDRLPYILGAYCPNILFPFLREAVNDLVTKGSFPQLLLTPINFDAEFEANMQRLQADADAQGQA is encoded by the coding sequence ATGAGCGAAGAACAAGTTCAACCACAACTCGCGTTAGAACGTATTTATACCAAAGACATTTCTTTCGAAGTTCCCGGTGCACAAGTTTTCACGAAACAATGGCAGCCAGAACTCAACATCAATTTATCTTCTGCTGCAGAAAAAATTGATGCGACTCACTACGAAGTGTCTTTAAAAGTTGTGGTTCAAGCAAACAACGAAAATGAAACTGCGTTCATCGTTGATGTGACCCAATCAGGGATTTTCTTGGTTGATGGTGTAGAAGAAGATCGCCTTCCATACATCTTGGGCGCTTACTGCCCAAATATCTTGTTCCCGTTCTTACGTGAAGCGGTCAATGATTTAGTGACTAAGGGTAGCTTCCCGCAATTGTTGCTTACACCAATTAACTTTGATGCTGAATTTGAAGCAAATATGCAACGCCTACAAGCGGATGCTGATGCACAAGGCCAAGCATAA
- a CDS encoding alpha-ketoglutarate-dependent dioxygenase AlkB family protein: MQLFDIEADPEQNHLPYDGTVQYYGKVVQTAAADHYFDQLMQTIAWENDQAMIFGKLLTTKRKVAWYGDRRFEYTYSNINKYALPWTTELLELKQLAEKLTGETFNSCLLNLYHSGDEGMAWHSDGETDLKKDGAIASFSFGAERKFAFKHKQSKEKVELYLEHGSLLVMKDTTQTYWLHRLPPTKKVSAARINLTFRTIVY; the protein is encoded by the coding sequence ATGCAACTATTTGATATTGAAGCTGACCCAGAGCAGAATCATTTGCCCTATGACGGTACGGTACAGTACTACGGCAAAGTGGTGCAGACTGCGGCAGCTGATCATTATTTTGATCAGCTGATGCAAACGATTGCATGGGAAAACGACCAAGCCATGATCTTTGGCAAGTTGTTAACGACTAAGCGCAAAGTGGCTTGGTATGGCGATCGGCGTTTTGAATATACCTATTCCAATATAAATAAATATGCCTTGCCATGGACAACGGAGTTACTTGAATTAAAACAACTGGCCGAAAAGCTAACGGGTGAAACATTTAACTCTTGTTTGCTCAATCTTTATCATAGTGGTGATGAGGGCATGGCCTGGCATAGTGATGGTGAAACTGATTTAAAAAAAGATGGGGCAATTGCATCGTTTAGTTTTGGGGCAGAGCGTAAATTTGCCTTTAAACATAAGCAGAGCAAAGAAAAAGTCGAACTCTATTTAGAACATGGCAGCTTATTGGTGATGAAAGACACCACGCAGACGTATTGGTTACACCGTCTGCCTCCCACCAAGAAAGTGAGCGCGGCGCGGATTAATTTAACCTTTAGAACGATTGTATATTGA
- a CDS encoding Ada metal-binding domain-containing protein, with the protein MWRHCELAQTELHLKLKQQEILYAGNAQLKIYGRLTCASGKRMLKNNRVFFVDEHEAIAQGYRPCGHCMRQAYKKWKDATI; encoded by the coding sequence ATGTGGCGACATTGTGAACTGGCGCAGACCGAGCTGCATCTGAAACTGAAACAGCAGGAAATTTTGTATGCTGGAAACGCACAGCTTAAAATCTATGGCAGATTGACCTGTGCCTCAGGGAAGCGCATGCTGAAAAACAATCGAGTCTTTTTTGTCGATGAGCATGAAGCGATTGCACAGGGCTACCGACCTTGTGGACATTGTATGCGGCAGGCCTATAAGAAGTGGAAAGATGCAACTATTTGA
- a CDS encoding 2OG-Fe(II) oxygenase, which yields MLLSEQIQIETAISKIHAGDWELITEQLHQHGFAKIEQVLSSAQCELLKQMYSQPERYRKTVEMQRYRFGLGEYKYFTYPLPNLIGRIRHELYPYLAPIANAWFRVLSLERSFPSSHAEFLQQCHQHGQTLATPLILKYGQGGFNTLHQDLYGEVYFPLQLVIVLSQPNVDFTGGELVFTQQNPRAQSKAMVMQPQQGDILIFTTQFKPEKGSQGYYRVNMKHGVSPVYQGERYSLGIIFHDALS from the coding sequence ATGCTGCTATCTGAACAGATTCAAATCGAAACGGCGATCAGTAAAATCCATGCGGGAGATTGGGAGCTAATCACTGAACAACTCCATCAGCATGGTTTTGCCAAGATTGAGCAGGTCTTATCGAGTGCGCAATGTGAGTTGCTAAAACAGATGTATTCGCAACCAGAGCGCTATCGTAAAACCGTAGAGATGCAGCGTTATCGTTTTGGTCTAGGTGAATATAAATATTTTACTTACCCTTTACCAAATCTGATTGGACGGATACGACATGAGCTCTATCCTTATTTGGCACCGATTGCCAATGCATGGTTTCGGGTGCTGAGCTTAGAACGTTCCTTTCCATCCTCCCATGCTGAATTTTTACAGCAGTGCCATCAACATGGGCAAACGTTGGCAACGCCATTGATCTTGAAATATGGGCAAGGGGGCTTTAATACCTTACATCAGGACTTATATGGTGAGGTGTATTTCCCTTTACAGCTGGTGATTGTGCTGAGCCAGCCCAATGTAGATTTTACGGGTGGAGAGTTGGTCTTCACTCAGCAAAACCCACGAGCGCAGTCTAAAGCCATGGTGATGCAGCCACAGCAAGGTGATATCCTGATTTTCACGACTCAGTTTAAGCCTGAAAAAGGCAGTCAGGGCTATTATCGGGTCAATATGAAACATGGGGTCAGCCCAGTTTATCAAGGGGAGCGTTATAGCTTAGGGATTATTTTTCATGATGCGCTGAGTTAG
- a CDS encoding methylated-DNA--[protein]-cysteine S-methyltransferase: MSSQQRNYERIAQAIQYIQQNFQQQPQLDEVAAHIHLSPAHFQRLFTEWVGTSPKKFLQYMSVEYAKQILKQEQGSIFDATFATGLSSTSRLHDLFIQIEGMTPAEYKHGGQSLTIHYQFAETLFGEVLIASTHKGICALSFVDNRADALQQLKSQFPQAQFIEQIDALQQSALALFQKAPRQLADIKLHLKGSEFQLKVWQSLLKIPMGQLSTYGQLAKAIDHPKAARAVGTAIGSNPVAFLIPCHRVIQSTGAFGGYEWGTLRKTALIGWEGAQTHAAI; the protein is encoded by the coding sequence ATGTCCTCACAACAACGTAATTATGAGCGTATTGCTCAAGCGATTCAGTATATCCAACAAAACTTTCAGCAACAGCCACAACTGGATGAGGTCGCTGCGCATATCCATTTAAGCCCAGCGCACTTTCAACGTTTATTTACCGAGTGGGTCGGCACCAGTCCGAAGAAATTTTTGCAGTATATGAGTGTTGAATATGCCAAGCAGATTTTAAAGCAGGAGCAGGGCAGTATTTTTGATGCAACCTTTGCTACAGGACTGTCCAGCACCAGTCGCCTGCATGATCTGTTTATCCAGATTGAAGGCATGACCCCAGCCGAATATAAACATGGTGGACAGAGCCTGACGATTCATTATCAATTTGCAGAGACCTTATTTGGCGAAGTGCTGATTGCGTCCACCCATAAAGGCATTTGTGCGCTGAGTTTTGTGGACAATCGGGCTGATGCTTTGCAGCAGTTAAAGAGCCAATTTCCTCAAGCTCAGTTTATCGAGCAGATTGATGCCTTGCAGCAAAGTGCTTTGGCCTTGTTTCAAAAAGCACCTCGGCAATTGGCTGATATTAAATTGCATTTAAAAGGTAGCGAATTTCAGCTGAAAGTGTGGCAAAGCCTGCTCAAGATTCCAATGGGACAGCTGTCAACTTATGGTCAGTTGGCCAAAGCCATTGATCATCCTAAAGCGGCTCGTGCTGTGGGGACTGCGATTGGCAGTAATCCTGTGGCATTTTTGATTCCGTGTCATCGGGTGATTCAGTCGACTGGTGCTTTCGGTGGCTATGAGTGGGGAACATTGCGTAAAACCGCACTGATCGGTTGGGAAGGTGCACAAACCCATGCTGCTATCTGA
- a CDS encoding cytochrome b562, whose product MIKKTLATVVMLSAFAFSHTAMAAGLEDDMKTLGKNYKAFNQAATPQAATAALDNMRAAATHSKQYKLAPNTKDKVPASTVLFDQIVVEIDKAKLLVQAGKLDEAKKQGKKIAELRDQGHKYYTH is encoded by the coding sequence ATGATTAAAAAAACTTTAGCCACCGTTGTGATGTTATCCGCTTTTGCCTTCAGCCATACGGCAATGGCTGCGGGTTTAGAAGATGATATGAAAACGCTGGGGAAAAATTATAAAGCGTTTAACCAAGCTGCAACGCCACAGGCTGCAACAGCTGCTTTGGATAATATGCGTGCAGCTGCGACCCATTCAAAACAATATAAACTGGCGCCGAATACCAAAGATAAAGTGCCAGCATCGACCGTTTTATTTGACCAGATTGTCGTAGAAATTGATAAAGCTAAACTGCTGGTTCAAGCGGGTAAGCTGGATGAAGCGAAAAAACAAGGCAAAAAGATTGCTGAATTACGTGACCAAGGGCATAAGTATTACACCCATTAA
- the coaBC gene encoding bifunctional phosphopantothenoylcysteine decarboxylase/phosphopantothenate--cysteine ligase CoaBC: protein MSFDLSVIPHKNIILAVTGGIAAYKSAILVRRLKDFGFDVRVVMTHGAQAFITPLTFQALSGNPVHTELLDPEAEAGMGHIELARWADLVLVAPASCDSIAKFANGLADDLLSTLYLATKAPVWVAPAMNQQMWAAKATQRNLQTLVEDGVHVIMPDAGEQACGDVGLGRMPEPEDLARQVAAYFHKAQRALAEKFGLLAGKRVTITAGPTREAIDPVRYISNHSTGKMGFALAAACYAAGAKVTLVAGPVSLDTPNGVQRINVSSAMQMLDVSMNQLKDGCDIFIATAAVADYRVAQVAEHKIKKAGDELAVALVKNPDIVATIAQQDERPFMVGFAAETQNVEEYAAGKLVAKKLDMIACNDVSRPDIGFASDENAMTVFFAQSYHMKKRELEKASKQEISQQLVESIADALRRRL, encoded by the coding sequence GTGAGCTTCGATCTAAGTGTTATTCCCCATAAAAACATTATATTAGCGGTTACAGGTGGTATTGCTGCCTATAAAAGTGCCATCTTGGTACGCCGTTTAAAAGATTTCGGTTTTGATGTCCGTGTGGTCATGACCCATGGCGCACAAGCATTTATTACCCCACTGACTTTTCAAGCACTTTCAGGCAATCCTGTGCATACCGAATTGCTTGATCCTGAAGCCGAAGCAGGCATGGGACATATCGAATTGGCACGTTGGGCCGATTTGGTTCTGGTTGCACCTGCCAGCTGTGACAGTATCGCAAAATTTGCCAATGGTTTGGCAGATGATCTGCTCAGTACGCTATATCTGGCCACCAAAGCACCGGTTTGGGTTGCCCCTGCAATGAATCAGCAAATGTGGGCAGCAAAAGCGACACAGCGTAATCTGCAAACTTTGGTGGAAGATGGCGTGCATGTGATCATGCCAGATGCAGGTGAGCAAGCTTGTGGTGATGTTGGGCTGGGCCGTATGCCTGAGCCTGAAGATTTGGCGCGTCAAGTTGCAGCCTATTTTCATAAGGCACAACGTGCCTTGGCAGAAAAGTTTGGTCTGCTGGCTGGAAAACGCGTCACCATTACCGCGGGACCCACCCGTGAAGCGATTGACCCAGTCCGTTATATTTCTAACCACAGTACTGGTAAAATGGGTTTTGCCTTGGCAGCAGCCTGTTATGCCGCAGGGGCAAAAGTGACCTTGGTGGCAGGCCCTGTCAGTCTGGATACTCCGAATGGTGTGCAACGTATTAATGTCAGTTCTGCAATGCAGATGCTGGATGTCAGCATGAATCAACTGAAAGACGGTTGTGACATCTTTATCGCAACTGCGGCTGTGGCAGATTATCGTGTGGCACAAGTGGCAGAGCACAAGATTAAAAAAGCAGGTGATGAACTTGCGGTTGCGCTGGTTAAAAATCCGGATATTGTGGCGACCATTGCACAGCAAGATGAGCGTCCTTTCATGGTTGGCTTTGCTGCTGAAACGCAAAATGTTGAAGAATACGCTGCAGGTAAACTGGTGGCGAAAAAACTGGACATGATTGCCTGCAATGATGTGTCACGTCCAGATATTGGCTTTGCCTCAGATGAAAATGCCATGACTGTATTCTTTGCCCAGTCTTATCATATGAAAAAGCGTGAGCTGGAAAAGGCATCTAAACAAGAGATTTCGCAGCAGTTGGTTGAGTCGATTGCGGATGCTTTACGCCGTCGTCTATAA